The following proteins come from a genomic window of Maribacter sp. HTCC2170:
- a CDS encoding alpha-L-fucosidase: MLKKVTILFVFLCIVYSGVAQTQKQYQPTWESIDSRSVPNWFGGAKFGIFIHWGPYSVPAWSPKGTYSEWYQYWLQSEALFGNGDFKGDEVTKYHHKTYGKNFDYYKFGEMFKADLFEPDKWASLFEEAGAKYVVLTSKHHDGFTLWPNKEANDRGFAWNSMEVGSKKDLVGELSNAVKKKGIKMGLYYSLYEWYHPWWQNDKERFVDEHFLPQVKDLVQNYQPDILWADGEWDMEAEKWKSKEFLAWLFNESKIKNTVVVNDRWGKGVRKKHGGYFTTEYESEAPEFEKPWEECRGMGFSFGYNQNEDSEDYNTPKALVLMLVNIVSTGGNLLLDIGPDSRGRIPVIMQERLKQMGKWLRVNGEAIYNTTPWNSSFQWSEGERNFKPKQHYLGGDFILKQTVDPEPGYAVKEVFFTQTNSAYYAIVPRWSDKEIVLENVVLNKSSLITLLATGETINWKQQGNNIVLEGSTYDPNKIQPGLDYAYVFKITKE; the protein is encoded by the coding sequence ATGCTCAAAAAAGTTACAATTCTCTTCGTATTTCTATGCATAGTTTATTCAGGTGTGGCTCAGACCCAAAAACAATATCAACCCACCTGGGAATCAATTGACTCCAGATCGGTTCCGAATTGGTTCGGAGGAGCCAAGTTTGGAATATTTATTCATTGGGGCCCATATTCGGTTCCTGCGTGGTCGCCCAAAGGCACTTATTCTGAATGGTATCAATACTGGTTGCAAAGCGAGGCTCTTTTTGGAAATGGAGATTTTAAAGGAGATGAGGTTACCAAGTATCATCATAAGACATACGGTAAGAATTTTGACTATTACAAATTTGGGGAAATGTTCAAAGCAGATTTGTTCGAACCAGATAAATGGGCAAGTTTGTTTGAAGAAGCTGGTGCAAAATATGTGGTTCTTACTTCAAAACATCATGATGGTTTTACATTATGGCCAAACAAAGAAGCCAATGATCGAGGATTTGCATGGAATAGTATGGAAGTTGGGTCTAAAAAAGATTTGGTTGGAGAATTGTCAAATGCAGTTAAGAAGAAGGGAATTAAGATGGGCTTGTATTATTCATTATACGAATGGTATCACCCTTGGTGGCAAAATGACAAGGAACGTTTTGTAGATGAACATTTTCTGCCTCAAGTAAAAGATTTAGTTCAAAATTACCAACCGGACATCCTTTGGGCAGACGGGGAATGGGATATGGAAGCCGAAAAATGGAAGTCGAAAGAATTTTTGGCTTGGTTGTTCAACGAATCCAAGATAAAAAATACGGTGGTTGTAAACGATCGCTGGGGAAAAGGTGTTCGAAAAAAGCATGGAGGTTATTTTACAACAGAATATGAATCTGAAGCACCTGAATTTGAAAAACCTTGGGAAGAATGCAGAGGAATGGGGTTCTCATTTGGGTACAACCAAAATGAAGATAGTGAGGATTATAACACTCCTAAAGCATTGGTTTTGATGCTAGTAAATATTGTTAGTACGGGTGGTAATTTATTGCTGGACATTGGTCCTGATTCTCGAGGTAGAATCCCGGTAATAATGCAAGAAAGGTTAAAACAAATGGGTAAGTGGTTAAGAGTTAATGGGGAGGCCATTTACAATACCACTCCTTGGAATAGTTCTTTTCAGTGGTCTGAAGGTGAACGAAATTTCAAACCAAAACAGCACTATTTAGGCGGTGACTTTATATTAAAACAAACTGTTGATCCCGAACCAGGATATGCGGTAAAAGAGGTATTCTTCACTCAGACTAACAGTGCTTATTATGCTATTGTCCCCAGATGGTCAGATAAAGAAATTGTTTTAGAAAATGTCGTGTTGAATAAAAGCTCTCTTATTACCTTGTTGGCGACTGGAGAGACGATTAACTGGAAACAACAGGGAAATAATATTGTTTTGGAAGGTTCCACCTACGACCCAAATAAAATTCAGCCTGGATTGGACTACGCTTATGTTTTTAAAATAACCAAAGAATGA
- a CDS encoding exonuclease domain-containing protein, whose translation MYTIVDIETTGNGIKGNKITEISIFKYDGYDIIDEFTSLVNPECEIPYFITGLTGIDNDLVRDAPKLIEISHKILEITKDTIFVAHSVGFDYGVIKNELKTIGLDFTRKKLCTVRLSRKLIPGYNSYSLGKICSALKIPLTDRHRARGDAHATTLLFQKLLRAKDADAVFKKFLNARSQETTLPPSLPKQTYDNLPTVPGIYYFKNEKGKIIYVGKAINIKKRVLSHFYDKATKEIQMCEETTDIDYELSGSDLVALLMESAAIKHHYPEYNRAQKRNVQRYGIFTYEDRNGIMHLAFNKIKMAPNPVAILYNTTDCRLYLEEICKSFSLCAKFCHLQENVTTCSHYRIKQCDGICRGIETSEVYNNKVNMALSYIKDSNENFIIQEKGRSFIESAFVMVKNGIYVGYGFIDKEVQINTNEDLEAYLIPQKNTLETERIIKSFVTRNPNKLQEGVEELTFE comes from the coding sequence ATGTATACGATTGTTGACATAGAAACCACCGGAAATGGAATAAAAGGCAACAAGATTACAGAAATATCGATTTTTAAGTATGATGGATATGATATTATAGATGAATTTACCTCATTGGTTAATCCTGAATGTGAAATCCCCTATTTCATTACTGGGCTGACAGGGATAGACAATGACTTGGTTCGTGATGCTCCCAAATTGATTGAAATTTCTCATAAGATTTTAGAAATAACCAAAGACACCATTTTTGTGGCCCATAGTGTTGGTTTTGATTATGGAGTTATCAAAAATGAGTTGAAAACCATTGGCCTTGATTTTACTCGAAAAAAGTTGTGCACGGTGCGATTGTCCAGAAAACTGATACCCGGTTATAATTCATACAGCCTTGGAAAAATATGCTCTGCCCTAAAAATTCCTTTGACCGATAGGCATAGGGCAAGGGGCGATGCCCATGCAACCACCTTATTATTCCAAAAATTATTACGGGCTAAAGATGCCGATGCCGTATTCAAAAAATTTCTGAACGCCCGTTCACAGGAAACCACTCTCCCACCAAGTTTACCCAAACAAACCTATGATAACCTTCCCACAGTTCCTGGCATATATTATTTTAAAAATGAAAAAGGGAAGATAATTTATGTTGGCAAGGCGATAAATATCAAGAAAAGGGTATTGAGTCATTTCTATGATAAAGCAACCAAAGAAATTCAAATGTGTGAGGAAACAACGGATATTGATTACGAACTATCCGGCAGTGACCTCGTAGCACTTTTAATGGAATCCGCGGCAATAAAGCACCATTACCCCGAATATAACCGGGCCCAAAAAAGAAATGTTCAGCGCTATGGTATTTTCACTTATGAGGACAGAAATGGGATTATGCATTTGGCATTCAATAAAATAAAGATGGCACCAAATCCTGTTGCTATCTTATATAACACCACAGATTGCCGATTGTATCTCGAAGAAATATGTAAGTCATTTTCGCTCTGTGCTAAATTTTGCCACCTCCAAGAAAATGTAACGACATGTTCTCATTACAGAATAAAACAATGCGATGGTATTTGCAGGGGCATCGAAACTTCAGAAGTTTATAATAACAAGGTAAATATGGCCCTTTCTTATATAAAAGATTCAAATGAAAATTTTATCATTCAGGAAAAGGGAAGAAGTTTTATTGAAAGTGCATTTGTAATGGTCAAAAATGGAATCTACGTTGGATATGGCTTTATTGATAAGGAAGTCCAAATAAACACTAATGAAGATTTAGAAGCCTATTTAATACCCCAAAAAAACACATTGGAAACTGAACGTATCATTAAGTCATTTGTAACAAGAAATCCCAACAAGTTGCAAGAAGGTGTTGAGGAACTAACATTCGAATGA
- a CDS encoding DUF2892 domain-containing protein, with the protein MKKNMGGLDKIIRVVLAIVAGLLVYFEVVSGTSAYILLTASAIFVITSLVGFCPLYGMFGINSCRRKKD; encoded by the coding sequence ATGAAAAAAAATATGGGAGGTTTGGACAAAATAATAAGGGTTGTTTTGGCAATAGTTGCTGGACTTTTAGTTTATTTTGAGGTTGTAAGTGGTACTTCGGCTTATATTCTTTTAACAGCATCAGCTATTTTTGTAATTACCAGTTTGGTAGGTTTTTGTCCTTTATATGGTATGTTCGGAATAAACAGTTGTAGAAGAAAGAAGGATTAG
- a CDS encoding MBL fold metallo-hydrolase gives MNIEQIYTGCLAQGAYYIESNGEVAIIDPLREVEPYIERARTDNAKIKYIFETHFHADFVSGHVTLSRQTGAPIIYGPTANPSFEAIIAEDNQEFKLGELTIKVLHTPGHTMESTTYLLKDEEGKDHAIFSGDTLFLGDVGRPDLAQKAANMTQEDLAGILFDSLRTKIMPLANDIIVYPAHGAGSACGKNMMKETVDTLGNQKKMNYALRTDMTRQEFIDEVTEGLLPPPKYFPLNVKMNKEGYEDIDDVLKRGNVALSPEAFEAVANETGALVLDVRHQNEFVKGHIPRSIFIGLNGDFAPWVGALIADVKQPILLVAPTGKENETVIRLSRVGFDGTLGYLKGGFDSWKEAGKEDDTITSLSATEVKEQINKKGISVFDVRKESEYKSEHVIDALNTPLDVINKHLAEFPKEQEFLVHCAGGYRSVIAASILKSRGIHNFIDVAEGFKAIKTAGIEVTNYVCPTTL, from the coding sequence ATGAACATAGAACAGATTTATACGGGGTGCCTTGCCCAGGGAGCTTATTATATTGAAAGTAATGGGGAAGTAGCCATTATTGATCCATTACGGGAAGTGGAGCCCTATATTGAACGCGCTAGAACTGATAATGCCAAAATCAAGTATATTTTTGAAACACATTTTCATGCTGATTTCGTGAGTGGTCATGTTACCTTATCCAGGCAAACAGGTGCCCCTATTATTTATGGGCCAACAGCTAACCCATCCTTTGAGGCAATTATTGCAGAAGATAATCAAGAATTTAAACTTGGGGAACTAACCATTAAGGTATTGCATACGCCAGGTCATACCATGGAAAGTACGACTTATCTTCTTAAAGATGAAGAGGGTAAAGATCATGCAATATTTTCCGGTGATACTTTGTTCTTGGGAGATGTTGGAAGGCCGGATTTGGCTCAAAAAGCTGCAAATATGACTCAGGAAGATTTAGCCGGAATATTGTTTGATAGTCTTCGCACCAAAATAATGCCTTTGGCCAATGATATCATTGTTTATCCCGCGCATGGTGCTGGATCGGCTTGTGGTAAGAATATGATGAAAGAAACAGTTGATACCTTGGGTAATCAAAAGAAAATGAATTATGCGCTTCGTACGGATATGACGAGGCAGGAATTTATAGATGAGGTTACCGAAGGTCTGTTACCTCCACCAAAATATTTTCCATTGAATGTGAAGATGAACAAAGAGGGTTATGAGGATATAGATGATGTGCTAAAAAGAGGTAATGTTGCTTTGTCTCCTGAAGCTTTTGAAGCTGTAGCTAATGAAACTGGGGCTTTGGTCTTGGATGTACGACATCAAAATGAATTTGTAAAAGGGCACATTCCGCGTTCAATTTTTATTGGATTAAACGGTGATTTTGCTCCTTGGGTGGGGGCATTGATCGCTGATGTAAAACAACCCATTTTATTGGTCGCACCTACAGGTAAAGAAAATGAAACGGTCATAAGACTTTCTCGCGTTGGCTTTGATGGTACTTTGGGATATTTAAAAGGAGGATTTGACTCTTGGAAAGAAGCGGGTAAGGAAGATGATACTATTACTTCGTTGTCTGCGACAGAAGTGAAGGAACAAATTAATAAGAAAGGAATATCAGTCTTTGATGTTCGCAAAGAAAGTGAGTACAAATCTGAACATGTTATTGATGCTCTAAATACTCCACTGGATGTTATAAACAAGCACCTTGCAGAATTCCCTAAAGAGCAAGAATTTTTGGTGCATTGTGCAGGGGGCTATCGATCTGTTATTGCAGCATCAATTTTGAAGAGTAGAGGAATCCATAATTTTATTGATGTCGCCGAAGGGTTCAAGGCAATCAAAACTGCTGGGATTGAAGTTACCAATTATGTCTGCCCTACTACTTTGTAG
- a CDS encoding SulP family inorganic anion transporter, with amino-acid sequence MRNFFPFQDWLSKYNKSFLLKDLIAGLTVGIILVPQGMAYAMIAGLPPVYGLYASVFPILVYLFLGTSRQLAVGPVAMDSLLVAAGLGTLAITGIENYIAIAIFLAFMVGAIQLLFGLFRMGFLVNFLSKPVISGFTSGAALIIMFSQIKHLLGADIEKSNKFHQLVLNVFDKLVETNIYDFAIGIIGILIIVLLKKVNRKIPSILLVVVLGILSVYFLELQHLGIKIVGEIPNGLPNFQVPDFSFQNVMDLWPIALTLALVGYLEAISIGKAIEEKNNEETIDANQELIALGSSNIVGSFFQSYPVTASFSRSAISGDVGGKTNLYALFSVITVVVTLLFLTPLFYFLPKAILASIIMVSVFGLIDFEYPRTLWKFRKDEFIVLVLTFLITLFIGIKEGVLIGVLFSLLLMVYRTSKPHFAVLGKVKGSEYYKNIERFGDEIEKREDLLILRFDSQLYFGNKSYFKSHLMKEVNAKGNGLKGVILNAEAVNYIDSTAANMLISVINELHDHDLRFYIAGAIGPTRDIIFSSGIIDALDKDFLFVRTKEAVAHFDDPANIPDFREKIAHQSKKLW; translated from the coding sequence ATGCGAAATTTTTTCCCATTTCAAGATTGGTTGTCCAAATACAATAAAAGCTTCCTTTTAAAGGATTTGATAGCAGGTCTTACTGTTGGAATCATTCTTGTTCCGCAAGGCATGGCGTATGCCATGATTGCTGGGTTACCACCCGTATATGGTTTGTACGCTTCTGTTTTTCCTATATTGGTTTATTTGTTTTTAGGTACTTCAAGACAATTGGCCGTTGGCCCTGTTGCGATGGATTCTTTGTTGGTTGCTGCCGGGTTAGGTACCTTGGCTATTACAGGCATTGAGAATTACATTGCAATAGCAATTTTTTTGGCATTTATGGTTGGTGCCATACAACTGCTTTTTGGTCTGTTTAGAATGGGGTTTTTGGTGAATTTTCTGTCTAAACCTGTGATTAGCGGTTTTACTTCCGGTGCAGCACTTATTATTATGTTCAGTCAAATAAAGCATTTGTTGGGTGCTGATATTGAAAAAAGTAATAAGTTCCATCAACTTGTGCTTAATGTTTTTGACAAGCTCGTCGAAACTAACATATATGATTTTGCTATCGGCATTATCGGCATACTTATCATTGTTCTTCTAAAAAAAGTTAACAGAAAAATACCCTCTATTCTGTTAGTAGTTGTTTTGGGGATTCTAAGTGTCTATTTTCTTGAACTTCAGCATTTAGGCATTAAAATTGTAGGCGAGATACCAAATGGGTTGCCAAATTTTCAAGTCCCTGATTTTAGTTTTCAGAATGTAATGGATCTTTGGCCAATTGCTTTGACTTTAGCACTGGTGGGTTACCTTGAGGCTATTTCAATAGGAAAAGCCATCGAAGAAAAGAACAACGAGGAGACCATAGATGCAAACCAGGAACTTATTGCACTCGGGAGTTCCAATATCGTTGGTTCTTTTTTTCAATCGTATCCCGTTACAGCAAGTTTTTCCCGTTCGGCAATTAGCGGTGATGTCGGTGGCAAGACAAATCTTTATGCGTTGTTCAGTGTTATTACGGTAGTGGTTACTTTATTGTTTTTGACTCCGCTGTTCTATTTTTTACCAAAGGCAATTCTAGCAAGTATAATAATGGTCTCTGTATTTGGCTTGATAGATTTTGAGTACCCCAGAACATTATGGAAATTTCGTAAAGATGAGTTTATCGTTTTAGTGCTTACTTTCTTGATTACTTTGTTTATTGGAATTAAGGAAGGTGTACTAATTGGCGTTCTTTTTTCATTACTCTTGATGGTATATCGTACTTCAAAACCTCATTTTGCTGTATTGGGAAAGGTAAAAGGATCCGAATATTATAAGAATATAGAGCGGTTTGGCGATGAAATTGAGAAACGGGAGGATTTACTCATATTAAGATTTGACTCTCAATTATATTTCGGAAACAAAAGTTATTTTAAGTCCCATTTAATGAAAGAGGTTAATGCCAAAGGGAATGGTTTAAAAGGCGTTATATTAAATGCCGAAGCGGTGAACTATATAGACTCAACTGCTGCGAATATGTTGATTTCAGTTATTAACGAATTACATGATCACGATCTAAGATTTTATATAGCCGGTGCAATTGGCCCTACCAGGGATATTATTTTTAGTAGTGGAATTATTGATGCTTTGGATAAGGATTTTCTTTTTGTAAGGACCAAGGAGGCAGTTGCCCATTTTGATGATCCAGCTAATATTCCCGATTTTCGTGAAAAGATTGCTCATCAGAGCAAAAAATTGTGGTAA
- a CDS encoding cytochrome-c peroxidase, giving the protein MRSLLLFILLFVSVFSLLGCSDSKTKKISNKPVKKVSTTISALPKQVMDPKGNVNSFEKIELGRLLFFDPILSGNKDVACATCHHPSTGYAEFLDISIGANAKGFGSKRKFNSPNDIPFVKRNAQTIINTAFNGINTYNKYNPGDAPMFWDDRVKSLEKQALEPIKAFEEMRGHGFSESEILEEVVSRLNQIPEYRELFNTAFGDANISIENLGKAIAAFERSLITNNSRFDQFMRGDNDAILISEKEGFELFKKVGCVNCHNGPMFSDYKVHVLGVPQNSKLELPDAGVKDSFGFRTPSLRNLRYTAPYMHNGSLKTLKRVLEFYEDIANGKSRNPLVPKEKFDPFVRELELSVKEMSLIISFLNTLNDDDFDKSIPEKVPSGLSVGGNIH; this is encoded by the coding sequence ATGAGAAGTTTACTTTTATTCATATTGTTATTTGTTTCAGTGTTCAGTTTATTGGGATGTTCTGATTCAAAAACTAAAAAAATATCCAATAAGCCCGTTAAAAAGGTTTCTACTACTATATCGGCCCTGCCAAAACAGGTAATGGACCCAAAAGGCAATGTGAATTCGTTTGAAAAAATTGAACTTGGGCGATTATTGTTTTTTGATCCAATTCTTTCAGGAAATAAAGATGTGGCTTGTGCCACTTGTCATCACCCTAGTACTGGTTATGCCGAGTTTTTGGATATTTCAATCGGTGCGAATGCGAAAGGTTTTGGGAGCAAACGAAAATTCAATTCTCCAAACGATATACCATTTGTTAAAAGAAACGCGCAAACCATTATTAATACGGCGTTTAACGGAATAAATACATATAACAAGTATAATCCTGGAGATGCTCCAATGTTTTGGGATGACCGGGTTAAGAGCCTAGAGAAACAGGCTTTGGAGCCAATAAAGGCCTTTGAAGAAATGCGAGGTCACGGGTTTTCTGAATCTGAGATTTTGGAAGAAGTAGTTAGTAGGTTGAATCAAATTCCTGAATATAGAGAATTGTTCAATACTGCTTTCGGGGATGCTAATATTTCAATTGAAAATCTAGGAAAGGCTATTGCGGCATTTGAGCGTAGTTTAATAACAAATAATTCGCGCTTTGATCAATTTATGCGAGGGGATAATGATGCTATTCTCATTTCTGAGAAAGAAGGCTTTGAGCTTTTCAAAAAAGTAGGTTGTGTAAACTGTCATAATGGTCCCATGTTCTCTGACTATAAAGTTCATGTCCTTGGAGTTCCCCAAAACAGTAAATTAGAGTTGCCAGATGCGGGTGTAAAGGATAGTTTTGGGTTTAGGACACCATCTTTGAGAAATCTAAGATATACTGCGCCATATATGCATAATGGTAGCCTAAAGACTTTGAAAAGAGTGTTGGAGTTCTATGAAGATATAGCCAACGGAAAAAGCAGAAACCCTCTGGTTCCAAAAGAAAAGTTTGACCCGTTTGTTCGTGAATTAGAGCTTAGTGTCAAAGAAATGTCGTTGATAATTTCTTTTTTGAATACATTGAACGATGATGATTTTGATAAGTCGATTCCTGAAAAAGTGCCAAGCGGACTTTCTGTGGGTGGAAATATTCATTAA
- a CDS encoding GNAT family N-acetyltransferase, producing the protein MIEVIRTNSQNQDFVSLVKRLDGELAERDKEEHAFYDKFNNIDVIQHVVVLYENQKPLGCGAIKEFDNSTMEVKRMYTIPENRGKGLATKILTELETWALEMSYEGCVLETGKRQPEAIKLYVKNGYMQIPNYGQYTGIDNSVCFKKTLGV; encoded by the coding sequence ATGATTGAGGTAATCAGGACAAATTCTCAAAATCAAGATTTTGTAAGTCTTGTAAAACGCTTGGACGGCGAGTTGGCTGAACGTGACAAAGAGGAACATGCTTTTTACGATAAATTCAATAATATTGACGTCATTCAACATGTCGTGGTACTTTATGAAAATCAAAAACCTTTAGGATGTGGAGCAATAAAAGAATTTGATAATTCTACAATGGAGGTGAAACGTATGTACACCATTCCAGAAAATAGAGGAAAAGGATTGGCAACTAAAATTCTTACTGAACTTGAGACTTGGGCCTTAGAGATGTCATATGAAGGTTGTGTTCTGGAAACAGGGAAAAGGCAGCCTGAAGCCATTAAATTATACGTCAAAAATGGTTATATGCAAATTCCCAATTATGGCCAATATACCGGAATAGATAATAGTGTTTGCTTCAAAAAAACACTTGGTGTTTGA
- a CDS encoding DinB family protein, with product MKAYINVILLFITSSILAQESMKDPLPYAVIPEVPESYTPGTVVSRMIDGLGFRYYWATEGLTQENMQYKPSEDGRTIEQTMDHVYGLSRTIVNSAKKEPTDFTAEREELSIEEKRKRTLENFKIASDLFKATKDLSDHKIIFLRKNGQSEFPFWNHLNGPIEDAVWHAGQIVMMRRAAGNPFNSKVSLLAGKVRD from the coding sequence ATGAAAGCTTATATTAATGTTATTCTGTTATTTATCACAAGTTCAATCCTAGCACAAGAATCTATGAAAGACCCGCTCCCATATGCCGTCATTCCTGAAGTTCCAGAATCTTATACACCAGGCACTGTGGTTTCTCGAATGATAGATGGACTTGGTTTTAGGTATTATTGGGCCACGGAAGGCTTAACCCAGGAAAATATGCAGTACAAGCCTAGTGAGGATGGTAGAACAATTGAACAGACGATGGATCACGTATATGGCCTTTCTAGAACCATTGTTAATTCAGCAAAAAAAGAGCCAACTGACTTTACCGCTGAACGTGAAGAATTATCAATTGAAGAAAAGCGAAAAAGAACACTTGAAAATTTTAAGATTGCTAGTGATTTGTTCAAAGCGACAAAAGATTTAAGCGATCATAAAATTATATTTTTAAGAAAAAACGGTCAGTCTGAATTCCCTTTTTGGAATCATTTGAATGGTCCAATTGAAGACGCAGTTTGGCATGCAGGACAAATTGTTATGATGCGGCGCGCGGCTGGTAATCCGTTCAATTCGAAGGTTAGTTTGCTTGCAGGAAAAGTGAGGGATTAA
- a CDS encoding aldose 1-epimerase codes for MVILNCENQTVRIDKGELLGYVVDDHEYIHQKGSLGWRNSDTEMFPIIGPTAEADYQVATLKGTAVQDQHGLLRELDYELVQVSNKHAVFAKEYFASSKVVNSKYPDKSLVEELSWPYDFKFEKRFELSKKGLVITFEIFGDEDMPFMLGYHPAFKLYAKDSFVETKKQRINLEQVLSVGSRALCLDECEDLFLQDAKRLQIRTAGFGNFMLWTEVDNMICIEPITFYPYKVKQKKLNEGFMFLKEGSAQFKVEILPQ; via the coding sequence ATGGTCATTCTAAATTGCGAAAACCAAACCGTCAGGATTGATAAAGGTGAGTTGCTTGGTTATGTGGTAGATGACCATGAGTATATTCATCAAAAAGGGAGCTTAGGATGGCGAAACTCAGATACCGAGATGTTTCCTATAATAGGCCCAACCGCCGAGGCTGATTATCAAGTTGCAACTCTGAAAGGCACAGCTGTTCAAGACCAACATGGGCTTTTGAGGGAACTTGATTATGAATTGGTACAAGTCTCGAATAAGCATGCAGTTTTTGCGAAAGAGTATTTTGCCAGCAGCAAGGTGGTGAATTCAAAATATCCTGATAAATCATTGGTTGAAGAATTATCTTGGCCCTATGATTTTAAGTTTGAAAAAAGATTTGAACTTTCTAAGAAAGGCTTGGTAATAACATTTGAGATTTTCGGAGATGAAGATATGCCTTTCATGTTGGGCTATCATCCTGCTTTTAAATTGTATGCAAAGGATTCGTTTGTCGAGACAAAAAAACAGAGAATAAACTTGGAACAAGTGCTTTCGGTTGGTAGTCGAGCATTGTGTTTAGACGAGTGTGAAGACCTTTTTTTGCAGGATGCAAAAAGATTGCAAATAAGAACAGCAGGATTTGGTAACTTTATGTTGTGGACAGAGGTTGACAATATGATCTGTATAGAACCAATTACTTTCTATCCATATAAGGTGAAGCAAAAAAAACTAAATGAGGGATTCATGTTTTTGAAAGAGGGTAGTGCCCAATTCAAAGTTGAAATTCTACCACAATAG
- a CDS encoding M20/M25/M40 family metallo-hydrolase, producing MNIRFFIFLILFFSSFHITAQKLTRVEKKLVKIVAKNNADAITLLEKTVNINSGTLNTKGVKEVGEVFAKEFQSINFETKWIDMPAEMNRAGHLFAEIKGGKGKKLLLIGHLDTVFEENSPFQTFKMVNDSIAHAPGGNDMKGGNIIVLYALKALRENGLLDDAQIIVAYTGDEESTGKPLKTSRGDLVNAAKRSDIALGFETSTGFNYATVARRGASGWEVEVKGKRAHSSGIFSESVGAGAIFEMSRILNEFYTNVKGEEFLTFNPGILMGGTFLDYDIKTGNASAFGKSNVVAQNAIVKGGLRFISEEQKEDARNRMREIVKNNLPNTSASIKFTDSYPAMGPTDGNKSLLKQLNQVSLDLSQGEVIAYDPGKRGAADTSFVAAYVDCLDGLGTMGSGAHTPEETVNLNTIESLTKRTAVLIYRLINQ from the coding sequence ATGAATATTAGATTTTTTATTTTCCTCATTCTATTTTTTTCTTCATTCCATATTACTGCTCAAAAACTGACAAGAGTTGAGAAGAAATTAGTGAAAATCGTTGCAAAGAACAATGCCGATGCCATTACATTATTAGAAAAGACTGTGAATATTAATAGTGGCACTTTAAATACCAAAGGTGTTAAAGAGGTCGGAGAGGTATTTGCCAAGGAGTTTCAATCAATAAATTTTGAAACTAAATGGATTGATATGCCTGCCGAAATGAATAGAGCGGGACATTTGTTTGCAGAGATTAAGGGCGGTAAAGGAAAAAAGTTATTGCTTATTGGTCATCTTGATACTGTTTTTGAAGAGAATAGTCCTTTCCAAACTTTTAAAATGGTCAATGACAGTATTGCCCATGCTCCAGGGGGAAATGATATGAAGGGGGGTAACATCATCGTGCTTTATGCATTAAAAGCTTTACGTGAAAATGGGTTGCTAGATGATGCACAAATTATTGTGGCTTACACAGGTGATGAAGAAAGTACGGGTAAACCTTTGAAAACCAGTAGAGGGGATTTGGTCAATGCTGCAAAAAGGAGCGACATTGCCTTAGGTTTCGAAACTTCGACCGGTTTTAATTATGCAACGGTAGCCCGACGGGGGGCCTCGGGTTGGGAAGTTGAGGTAAAAGGGAAACGCGCACACTCCTCGGGTATATTTAGTGAAAGTGTTGGTGCTGGCGCCATATTCGAGATGTCCAGAATTTTGAACGAATTCTATACCAATGTTAAAGGCGAAGAGTTCTTGACCTTTAATCCAGGAATTTTAATGGGCGGTACATTCTTGGATTATGACATTAAAACAGGAAATGCTTCTGCTTTCGGAAAAAGCAACGTAGTTGCTCAAAATGCCATCGTAAAAGGGGGATTACGTTTTATATCAGAAGAACAGAAAGAAGATGCAAGAAATAGAATGCGTGAAATAGTTAAAAATAATCTTCCAAACACTTCCGCTAGCATTAAATTCACGGATAGTTATCCGGCAATGGGGCCAACAGACGGAAACAAAAGCTTACTTAAACAGTTGAACCAAGTTAGTTTGGATTTATCCCAAGGAGAGGTAATTGCTTATGACCCGGGAAAAAGAGGAGCGGCCGATACTTCATTCGTCGCCGCCTATGTTGATTGTTTAGATGGTTTGGGCACCATGGGCTCGGGAGCCCATACTCCAGAAGAAACGGTCAACTTGAATACCATTGAGTCTTTGACCAAGCGAACAGCAGTACTTATTTATAGACTAATTAATCAATAA